CCGACCGCCGGCGACCCCGCAGCCGGCGACTGGCATCCCCGCGACGCGACCTGCCTCCCGGTCTCGACGGCCGACGTCGCGGACGCCACGGCGTTCGTCCTCCCCGACTCGCCCGCGGTGCCCCTCGAGACGCTCCGCGGCGCCGACGACCGTCTGCTGCTGGCCGGCTACACGGTCACGTCCGAGGAAGTCGCCGACGAACTCGTCGCCGCGGCCGACCGCGGGGTCGACGTCGCGGTGCTCTTCGAGTCGAGCCCCGTCGGTGGCGCGCCCGCGGCGACCGAGAGCGTCCTCGAGACGCTCGTCGACGGCGGGGTCGACGTTCGCGTTATCGGCGGCGCCGACTCGCGGTACCGCTATCATCACCCCAAATACGCGGTGATCGACGACCGCGTGCTGGTCACGACCGAGAACTGGAAGCCGTCGGGCGTCGGCGGCGAGAGCAGCCGCGGCTGGGGCGTGCGCCTCAAGTCCGAGTCCCTCGCGGCCGATCTCGCGACCGTCTTCGACGCGGACTTCGAGGGTCGCGATACGACCTCGGGTGCGGCCTATCGCAGGAACGCTTCGTTCGTGGACGACGGCCCCGTCTTTTCCGCGCCCGATCCCGAGTTCCCGACGGCCCACGACCCGTCGACGGTCCCCGTCGAGTCCGCCGAACTCCTGCTCGCACCGGACAACGCCGAACGCCGTCTCAACTCGCTGCTCGAGAGCGCCGACGACGAGATCCTCGTCCTGCAGCCGTCTATCGCCGACGACGTGTCGCTGCTCAAGTCGACCCTCGAGGCTGCCCGTCGCGGCGTCGACGTCCGTATCCTGCTCGGCTCGGCGGAGTACAACGCCGACGAGAACGCGGCGCTGGCGCGGGACGTAGAACGGATCGCCGACGACGAGTCGCTGGCGCTCGAGGTCGAACTGGTCGAGGAGACGAACGCCTTCGAGAAGATCCACGCCAAGGGGGTCGTGATCGACCGCGAGGTCGCGGTCGTCGGCAGCGCCAACTGGAACGAGAACTCCTTCCGGAACAATCGCGAGGTCGTATTGGCGCTACACGGCGAGGAGGTCGCGAGCTACTACGCCGACGTGTTCGAGGCCGACTGGCGGGGCGACAGTGGTCGATCGAGGCTCACCGTTGGTGTCGCACTCGCCGTTATCGCCGCACTCGCCCTCGCGGCGCTGGTCGGGCGACGGTACGTTCGGTTCGGTGAGCAACACTGAGGGTCGTGTCG
This portion of the Haloterrigena gelatinilytica genome encodes:
- a CDS encoding phospholipase D-like domain-containing protein, producing MEHRRAVLVALVSVGLAAGTLLGFGIVAVDTATSDGTPAEMTSRGDANGDGTSPACPIGAMESAPASVELTDSNGTAPSADAGGRPANATGTAPRIVELYPNPTIRDNVGEYLVLEVPPDTRLENWTLTDGHTTAGLPNETVSGRVAASTAPNVTGGLTEYPVIELEGTLRLAVDGDTLELRNETTTVDAVAYDRAPTAERWYRSDGETDEPTAGDPAAGDWHPRDATCLPVSTADVADATAFVLPDSPAVPLETLRGADDRLLLAGYTVTSEEVADELVAAADRGVDVAVLFESSPVGGAPAATESVLETLVDGGVDVRVIGGADSRYRYHHPKYAVIDDRVLVTTENWKPSGVGGESSRGWGVRLKSESLAADLATVFDADFEGRDTTSGAAYRRNASFVDDGPVFSAPDPEFPTAHDPSTVPVESAELLLAPDNAERRLNSLLESADDEILVLQPSIADDVSLLKSTLEAARRGVDVRILLGSAEYNADENAALARDVERIADDESLALEVELVEETNAFEKIHAKGVVIDREVAVVGSANWNENSFRNNREVVLALHGEEVASYYADVFEADWRGDSGRSRLTVGVALAVIAALALAALVGRRYVRFGEQH